CCGCACCTGAACTCGTCGCCTAAAGGGATTGATGGCCGTGGCGAAAGCAGAGGTTCGAAAACAGCGCAGCATCCAGAAGAAGGTGGACGCGGATGATCGCCGCAAGGTGCCCACCAAGCCAAGTCCTATGCAGGCTGGCGCACGCAAGTATCCTGCTCCGCCGTTTCCGAAGCAGCATCACCCCAAGCCAGGTATGGAGCACGCCATCGACCCGGCTCCGCTTTACGATGCACCCTTCTACAAGGGATCTGGCAAACTGGAAGGCAAGGTCGCGCTGATCACCGGCGGAGATTCGGGCATCGGCCGCGCGGTCGCGGTCCTGTTCGCCCGCGAGGGCGCCGACGTGGCGATCTGTCACCTTGCAGAGAAGGCCGATGCCGAGGCGACTAAAGCGGCAGTCGAGGCGGAAGGTCGCAGAGCCATTATAATCGCGGGCGACGTGTCCAAAAGAGCGTTCTGCGACAAGGCAGTGGCACAAACCGTCAAGCAACTGGGCGGTCTCGATATCCTGGTCAACAACGCTGCATTCCAGATCCATTCGGCGGACTTCGCTGACCTGACGGAAATGCATTTTGACACCACGCTGAAGACCAATCTCTACGGCTATTTCCATATGGCGCAGGCGGCATTGCTGCACCTGAAGCCAGGATCGGCGATCATCAACACCGGCTCGGTGACCGGCATCGACGGATCGAAGGAACTGGTCGACTACTCGATGACCAAGGGCGGCATCCACG
The Mesorhizobium australicum genome window above contains:
- a CDS encoding SDR family oxidoreductase is translated as MAKAEVRKQRSIQKKVDADDRRKVPTKPSPMQAGARKYPAPPFPKQHHPKPGMEHAIDPAPLYDAPFYKGSGKLEGKVALITGGDSGIGRAVAVLFAREGADVAICHLAEKADAEATKAAVEAEGRRAIIIAGDVSKRAFCDKAVAQTVKQLGGLDILVNNAAFQIHSADFADLTEMHFDTTLKTNLYGYFHMAQAALLHLKPGSAIINTGSVTGIDGSKELVDYSMTKGGIHAFTRALAGNLVGKGIRVNCVAPGPVWTPLNPSEKEAEDVSQFGAKTPMKRPAQPEEIAPAYVFLASPQTSSYITGEILPIVGGY